One genomic window of Salvelinus namaycush isolate Seneca chromosome 22, SaNama_1.0, whole genome shotgun sequence includes the following:
- the tmem72 gene encoding transmembrane protein 72: MGSTVKAWWVMVEVACRILGISTSAVLCVVGVETLRQGKFHSLAIYLLVSGAGMMVFEVAYFLDALLQMCLPFPPGWRVFVLWGKMARLGAFQKFLYYSMMSVVCFLHPVLVWHAVIPGIMLLVTAFFNFILSKNTETVSPKDLEDNVEITSVCVSERGGTEHTFSFLHMAMGRRGAGLAFVPRESGLGVGERGESSRAMLEVEMEQPGSELERVKKIHVHFQNSATEETEMEEYHDFEPETTLDTAPMITN; this comes from the exons ATGGGCAGCACGGTGAAAGCCTGGTGGGTCATGGTAGAGGTTGCCTGCAGGATTCTGGGTATTTCTACGTCAGCAG TGCTTTGTGTTGTAGGAGTGGAGACGTTACGACAGGGGAAGTTCCACAGTCTGGCCATCTACCTGCT GGTGTCTGGGGCAGGTATGATGGTGTTTGAGGTAGCCTACTTCCTAGATGCCCTCCTGCAGATGTGTCTGCC tTTCCCCCCAGGGTggcgtgtgtttgtgttgtggggGAAGATGGCTCGTCTTGGAGCCTTTCAGAAGTTCCTCTACTACTCCATGATGTCAGTGGTGTGTTTCCTTCACCCTGTGTTAGTGTGGCATGCTGTTATACCAG GCATCATGCTCCTGGTCACAGCCTTCTTCAACTTCATCCTCAGCAAAAATACCGAAACAGTGTCCCCTAAAGACCTGGAGGACAATGTAGAGataacgtctgtgtgtgtgtctgagagaggaGGGACGGAACATACCTTCTCTTTCCTCCACATGGCGATGGGCAGGAGAGGGGCAGGGCTGGCCTTCGTACCCAGGGAGAGTGGCttgggagtgggggagagaggagagagcagccggGCCATGCTGGAGGTAGAGATGGAGCAGCCAGGGTCAGAGCTGGAGCGAGTGAAGAAAATACATGTGCATTTCCAGAACAGTGCTACAGAGGAGACAGAAATGGAGGAGTACCATGACTTTGAACCAGAAACCACCTTGGACACCGCTCCTATGATCACTAACTGA